The Girardinichthys multiradiatus isolate DD_20200921_A chromosome 21, DD_fGirMul_XY1, whole genome shotgun sequence genomic sequence ATTTTCCTGTTTAAAGGGGCCTTGTCCTTTTGCTGAACTGGGCAGAAATGTTCTGTTTGCCTGAAGCTTGGTAGTCTTGTCATACCTTGCAAACGCATTCATagctcttgaactttttcacattttatcgtGTTCCAACCACGAACTTCAAcgtgttttactgggattttatgtgatggaccaacacaacaAAACAGTTTTCAGAACTTGgacccctgagtcaatactgtgTAAAAGTTTTCTTTCACTGCAAGTGTAGCTGTAGGGGTTTTGGGGATCGTCTGTAGTAGGTTTTCTAGAGAACCTACTGTTAGATTGGATGGAGGGTGGAGGACCTTGACCGTACCATTCTATTAGATGAATATAGTTTAGATAACAACAGCTCTGGCCACCCCCATCTTTTGCTGTCTAAAaggctgtttttaaatattacctATTTTTAGTTCCATCCATTTTTGCTGTGAAAGCATCCCTGCAGCAacttgctgccaccaccatgtttcaccatggcgATGAAGTTTTCACTGTGATGTGCTGTCCGACTTTTTGCCACACCAACAGTAGGCAAAAAATGTAACTTCGGCCTTTGGTTTTGATCTTATCTGATCAGAgcgccttcttccacatgtttgccgtGTCCCCTACATCTGCTTGTGGTGGatgttgtggtgtttaaagcctggttgggatgttgttttataattaaTAAATTTCTCCACGACTTTCCTGGTGTTTACGATGctgcttgttcactaatgttttctaatgaacctctgaggccttcacagctggatttatactgagataagAATAAACGCAGGTGGACTCTTATTTACCACCTAGGTGACTTCTGGATTTACCAGAGTTTGCTTAGGGGTATCACAGTAAAGTGGGCTCAAAACAAATGCACGGCACGCTTTTCAGATTATTCAGAACCATGTGTTTTCCTTTCATTGAACAATTATGCAccattttgtgttgttctatcacataaaaatcccagtaaaatacatcaaTGTTGTGTTGCTACgtaggaaaaagttcaaagagtataaatacatttgcaaggcactgcatataTTCCAGTGTAGGACCTGGTAaatacataacaatattttgctCATCTGTCTTAACTTTAGCAGCACCTTAAAGTCAAAGGTCCAGTTTTAGACAAAGTTAATTCCAAACCACTTTGTTTAATATTGACCCTCCTTATGAAAGGTGATGCTTTAAGAAGATTTTATGACACTCTTGCTTATCTaaacaataatattttattctacccgcagtttatttcttttctgcTCTTACATCTAGATTTAGACGGCCTACAATATTTTTGCTGTTGAATCCTTGCATATTTTTTGTATCGCTGTACATAAACGATTTTCATTATAAAAATGCTCTTGTAGAGTGTGCATTTAACTGGATTGTGAAAATTTGATAGGATAATAAAAAGTGTGGCCAAATGCATGTAATACgttttcctttttaaacttAGGttatgcaacaaaaaaaaagttttcacacAGCTTTTTAGATGTTAGAAATATGCCTACTCAAAGTAAAATCACTCACAAGTGAGCTGTAAAGGATAAAAACCGTTAGATTCCACAAGAGGGCGCCAAACTGCAGAAATATTATTGCACCATTTTGATTGATTTCAAACATTatgttgatatttttttattgctgctgTAGATCTTCATGCTGCAACCACCATATAGTATATGTAGACCAATAGACTACTTCACATTAAACCTCTGAGTACACCGCGATTAAACTTTTGAGGCTGTGATGTTTATTCTCACATCTTATCAGATCTAATTAGAGATGAAGTAACTATTACAGGATAAAGTACTTCTTCCATCCTTGAACTGATTAAATATGAGGAAACTACAGTAAATGAGGACAGACCTTTCAGAAGTAGGGTAAGTTTCAGCCCTTTTAACAGCCTAAAATATACGTGCACCTTGTTCTTTAACACTTCACTTGGTTCCTGAGAAACAATTGTGACAAATACATCACCAGAGCTGAGAAAACAGCAAGAGAAGATGCAAAGTGGTCAGTAGTCAACTGTCAACTGCTTGTTGACACTGAAACTCACGAAGCCACAATGTCCTCACTTAGTTTTGCATTGACTAGGGGAGTTGCATGCATGACACACCGTGCCTTACCAAAGTAGTCATACTAACTGAACCTTTTTTAGAACAAAACCCACATATTTCATTATACTTCACTGGGAGTTTATGTGAAGTAGTGCGTAATTAagtagaataaaataatttatttctcctGTATTCAAATTTAGATCCCTTTACTCTTAatagccctaaataaaatatagaGCAACCAATTTTTTGTGGCCTTTAGAAGCCACCCGATTAgtagtccatctgtgtgtaatttaatcccagtattcatccagttattttgtgaTGGTCTCAGCagatttgttagagagcatGAGTAAACACAGCAGATAGTTTATGGTTCAAGTTATGGAGAAGATTAAAGCAGGgtcagatcataaaacaatacactacgcatctcacagagctctcttcagtatctgaaaatgaaaagagtacTGCAAACCTATCAAGAGACGGCCGTCCACCTCCACTGGCAGGTAGGGCATGgagagtattaatcagagagACAGCCAAGGGGCCTATGTTAACACTGGGGGAGCCACAGCTCATGTGGAACACTctgctgaaaggacaaccaGTCTTTATGTTAGAATGGCATGATGTAGCCATTGTTGAATGAAAGCAATAAGACGTCCCATTTGCAACTCACCAAAAGCCATGCAGGCAACATGTCGAAGTAGGTCAGATGAGGCCAAACTTGAACTTCTGGGAGCACATATAAAAGGAAATGTGTGTTGAATGACTAATACTACACGTTAATGCTGAATACATCTCGTGGTGGCAGCAACgtgatgtggggatgcttttcttcagcagagatggggaatatgtgacaaaaaaactgctgagatattttgcaaagaataatgtGCAACATCTCCAAATTactgctgtaactgcagcaaaagttgATATAGCCTAAATACGGATGGACACCCCAATTTTCAACTTCCTATTTgcaaaagaaatgttaaaatgcaCATATAACTTgccttctacttcacaaataTGTGTTACATATGTGGGAACAATCTAATCAACAACAAAACGTAAACCTCTGTGACTGGATCACACAGGTTTACGTCTTCTATCTGTGGGCTGTGGATACAAAGTGCCTGTATATAAGTTAAACTAATACTTGCATGTGTGAATGCAGCTGAAaaagggggaggggggggggagggggaaCTGATGCTAATTTCAGAAAGGATGCCACAGCTTAGCAGTTGATCTTTGTGCAAGAAATAAATCACAGCAAACAGATGCAGGAAGTGGTATCAGCCATCTCAGTACCAAATGCAATCTCTCGTTCTGCCGAAAGTTCTGACACTAAAAGTACTTTCCCACAATATCTGGCAATAGTTAATAAATTCAAGTGTACTGCACTCAATTCAGAGCATCTTTCTAGGCTCTGACTTGCCATCAAAGGGGTTTTCTCAGTTTCACTAGCAGGGTAGAAACGTCTGTTGTTTGGTTTTTCTACAGAATCATAAAGCAGATGCTTGCTAGAAAGGATTTCAGCAGAATTTCGCAACGTGGGGAGATGTGCAGCGTgatttctttttcaattttaaagaaaaagaaaacacaaagcctaaaactgtgttttagttttactttttgtatAAAACCAAATTAACCCACCTGAGGAGAAGAGTTCAAGTGCCTAACGGTTACTTGGTTCAGAAATCAGTCAACGCtgcaaaatagaaaaagaaaagatcaTCAAATTGATCATAAATGTGGTAAGTGACAATGAATACATTTGATACATGTTACATTAAAATTCAGTGAAAGAACTGTCTCAGCAGTGTTCTAGAAGTGGATGCTAACTGAAAATCTCATCTGCATGAACAAGTTTCTCCTAAGAAACTGCAGATAACTGTTGTTTCCATCATATCTGTTTCTTCTCACTGATCTTTTGCTCTTATCTTCATCTCGTTGAACTTGCCTGAAACTGACAAAAGAAAGCAGTGATCTAGTTTTTAATAGGTTAGCATATCACAGCTAGCAGCAGGAGCTTCTAGGTATCTCTGCCACTCATACCAGATTAAAATCGATGCTTCTGAATACGCTTTTAGTTCCTTCTGAGGATGATTGCGTAGTCTGACTCAAATTTCAATGGTTTTTatcttgaaaagtttatttctaaACAGTAAAGCTGTCACGCAGCAACAAGGCCTCGATTTGAAACTCAGTTATGCTGAACTTTCTGCATGGCTTTCTGTGCagattgtttcttttattttctcacaACATCAGATTCATCCCTCTGTCCAAAAGCATTAAGCTCCCTTTATTctaatgctttaaaataaagcGTAATCAACTGCTCTCAGGAGTCACCTCATTAATAGAGTCCACCTTCATGTATTTTAATCTCAGTTCAAATCTAGCTGGTTAAGGCTGCAGAAAtgtgttagaaaaaaaacatcagaaagaccaaggaacacagcagagaggtcagggttaaagctgtggagatgtttaacgCAGGGTTAGGTTAAAAAGCAATATCCGTAGTGTGGAACACCTCACAGAGAGCTCTTTAAtgcatcatctaaaaatggaaagcgCATTGAGCAAACCTACAAACATATGGCCTGAAGGGCTGagcaaggaaagcattaatcagataaGCCACCAGGAGGCTGATGATtattctggaggagctacagagatgcATGGCTCAGGTAGGGGTAACCTTCCACAAGACTGACTCTTAGTTGTGCAATCCATAAACCTGGACTTTATTAAAGAGTGTTTAGAATAAATCCttttttgaaagaaagctaaaagagggtcctttttaaacttttccaaaAGCCATGAAGTTGACCCAGGAAACCTGTAGAAGTACACGCTCTGATGTTTACCTTATAACGTAGacttggcagcatcatgctgaggggatgcTTCTGTTTAGCAAGGACAGggcagctggtcagagttgttgggaagatggatggagcaaaatacataaaatcctggaagaaattCGGTTGTTTTTCCAAGACACTGTATGAATTGAAAAACAGAGCTTGATCCAACATTTACAGTGGTCCAGAACAGGTATGATTGCCAAAATAGGAACGTCCAAGAATACATTAGGATGGAGAACAATCAACTTCGGGCTGAAGTAAGATGAAAAACTACCAGCGTTATAATCTCTTTATTTCAGTAACAAACACTGTGCAACTTTAGACTTTTACTGTGACACTCAGCAGTCTGCTTGATCAAATCCTTCTACCTTACACTGATGACTAATATACACCATCTTCTTTTCACCTCTGAGACTCTTGGAAGTTCTCATAACCTCATATTTCAGAGACATCCAAATTTGTTTGTCTGGTGAATCTAACTGTTTCAAAACCCCTCTAAAAGCTGCAATCCCATGATAATAATCACACGCTGGGTTTTTAAAACCAACATGTttcaaaattaggtcagataGGTTTTTTGGCTTTCCCTGGGTGCTCTGACATTTGTCCAAACAGTAAACTGTCTGTGTGTCTTGCCAAGCAACAGTCGAGGTTGGCTCTAACTCATGAAAAACCGCTACAAtctaaacaaaatcaaacagatTAAGTAGAGAACAAAATCAAATCTGGCAgtatttacagatttatttattagcCTGCAACTCAGGTATTTAGCAGCTGCTTGAAATGTGAAGTCTTTCTGCTCACCTTACTGCATTATGTCCAACCCACAATTAAAGTTGTGTTGTTCTTTATAAGGCATGTTAGGTCACTTGGATTAATTGTTAGTAATATGAACAATTTATGTGTTGGTAGAGTCTGGTTGCAGTACAAGGTCGTCACTGTGATCATAACGGGAGAGACATGGTCAACAATACTCACATTGAGGTATTTAAATTATACCCCATATAGAGGGTAGCAGGGGGctcaaaataatataaatatctcccacatcattacaccaccaccaccagcaggaGCAATGACACAAGGCAAGATGGATccatgccaaattctgaccctaccatttGAAATTGAATCCTGTCATGCAAGGCATTGGAGGCCATTCTTGGCattttggtgagtctgtgtAAACAGCAGCTGCAGTTTCCTGTGCTTGGCTGccaggagtggcacccagtgtgaTCTTGTACTGAAGGTTCACTGCTTCAGGGTTCAGTGTGTACATTCAGAGATGGTGTTCGGCATACCTTGGGTATCACGAGTAGCTATGTGAGCTCTTATTGTCATTCCATTATCTCCAGCCCGTTCTTCTATGACCTCTGACTTTAACCAGGCATTTCAACCGAACAACTgtcactcactggatatttttttacttttgaacCATGTCTTTCAGTTCCGTAAATCCCCATTctgatgcatttttttaacttCAGCAAGCCACCCTAACAATGTCTAGATGACTTTGCCATGTCATCGAGTACAAAAAAACAGCTCAACTGGtgcacctaataaagtggtcggTGGAGGTGCATGCAGAGGCTCTTCAAAGTatgaaacagtttttctttgcattgCTTGCTCCGTTGTCCATACCTCTATGGTTGACGGAGAACCTCTGAACCTCCGACAAGCCCATCACCGAAGGAAGTAGAGGCTGCCATGGCTGCCAGCCCCTGCTTTAGTCACTCCTGCAACCAAAGCAAAGAAGATAACGTTTTTATTGGTGCAGATGCAAACTTAAATTTTATTAGAACTAATAGAAACAGACAAACAAATAACATGGGTGAAACCAAATGTCCAGTTGGTGTTCTAATTTATGTACAAGCTAATTGTAGCCTCTGTACCACAGCTAGCTGCtacaggaaatgagaaaagtaGCAGTTTTAAACTCACATGAACCATTACGTAACAAGTGAGACAATGAGCCGAGGTACTGTTCATGAGCTGCTTGTTGATTTTACAACCGTAAGGTCGTTATTGTAGTAAAAGCGTTCAGTCGTTTTCATTGTTGACTTTGTATGTAATAACCAACTTCAAGGGTACTAAAAGCAGTTTAAAGCTGAAACTGTTATCCTCTGCTACTGGCCCATAGGTAGGATGCATCTTCACCAAGTTTTATCTGGAATGTGAGGCTTAAATCAGCCCTCAAAACCCCTTCAGGAAAGTGGTCCTCTTATGGATCCACACTAATCCCTTTTTATAGATCTACCCAGGCAGTAGCTATACtgtatactttttaaaaataggtATCTAAAGCGGCTCTTGCAGTTTGAGCATTATTATTGCGTTCTTTTAATCAGTGAGGCAATAGACTGTCTCTTTTATTGACAACAGTCAATAAAAGAGACGACAGAGATGACACATTTTCTGCCTTTTAAAAGCAGAAGTAAATCAATCAACTTAATGAGAGTTTAGTGTTAGGTCCAGATCATTGACCATGTGAGGCTTAAATCACATATTTATCTGAAGCAGAGCTGCCAAAGTGGACTTTCTTctagttaatgtttttgcttttgttaaGCAAATAAAAATCCTATATAGTTTTCATACTGTAACAGAATATTCCTCCTATCCGCTACATCATTATATGTTTTAGTCTAACAGATATATTAATCAGTTATGGTTATAGTTGCAGTTATAATAAATTATAATGTGTTTAGAAATCTAAAACCCTATCaattttatgcatttaataCGTATCTTAACTTTCTGGAGTATGGTATTCTCTTTTCATAGTAACTACTGGTTAGAAGAAAACAGTCAGAAATGTGCATGCAAAGTTAGTAAGATAGAAAGCAGTGAGCAAAACTTGTCAGCAAAGAAGTCTTTTCCCACAAGGTAAACACTGGTCTGATCATCACTAAACCGTTTCCCTTGTCTTTCTCTGATCAAAACTGAGAAACGCAACCAGAAATTGGTAGATATCTATAGAGGTAATGTCCCACACTCTCATCTTGTGCATGCAGTGTTTCAGACCCGCTGAGGTTATATCAGGTCGGAAACTGAAACTGCGACAACATAAACCTGCTCACCCTTACAGAGATCCATTTCTGCTCACAGGCGACCAGAACCAGAAAATGGGTTTAAACACTTTTCACTTTGATTATCTTTTGCTATGATGAGAATGTATTTCACTGCCCTGATGGTAAAATAGGGACTTTCTTTGTgatcatgttttcatttttcattgtgGTTAGCCAATGACGTATTTATGTCATTAATGGCCTATTGTTCCTGGCAATATGAAGTAAGATTTTCACTTCCTTCTCCTCAAACAAAATTGCATTTACAGGACTTTCCATATGATGATTTTATCAAATGACGCTGTAAGAAAACATCAGGCATAATATCATGACAACTGACAAGTAAAAAGAAATAGCACTGATTATCTTGTCAATATTGCACCTCATTATCTATCTAAGTGGTCCGAGGAAGGAACACAGGTGAATCAGTGACAAGTTCTTAGGTGACCAAGGTGCAGTGATGCACATGTGGAGCAAAGactggtcataatgttatacCTTATTGCCGTGTGATTTTGGGCTTTGACATTTGAGATAACATCATTAAGCTGTCTGTGATATTTGAATTAGAGCCTTAATTTATTTCCAAATGTTATACCTGTTTTTAACTAAACTAGTTCTCCTTCTTCAACTAGTCCTCATCTGGATCATGAGTTCTAGACCAGAACTATTTCCTCTCAATGCTAGAAGATGCATCTGTATTCAAACTGTTAGATACAGTCTGTTATTATTGCTTTTGGACTACTGAACTAAATTGATATCATCTGCAGTgctccatccatttatccagtATCTTCCACTTTTTAATTTAAGTCCCCCAAGAAATAGGTCCAGGCAGGAAAACGAATGTTTTCAGTTATTAGAGCAAGGCCTGGTAGATATGGAAATGGATACTGCTTgagaaacaaaagaaactgaaacaatgTTTTTGGTCTAAATTTGTATCCCAATAAGGACCTAGTTGGAGGTAAAATGCACATTTAAGTTGGTTTTCATAAACACCAATGAATCCAAGAAAGAAGATGTTGTTTAGTGGTAACGGTACAGATAGTAGAACGCGCTGCTGGAATGGAGAGGTGATGGTCAAACTGATTGTACAAATATTCTAAATACTgcaagataataaaaaagacaatGATCTCTGTCATAAGTTCTCGTGTTTGTCTTATGTTCAGCTCTTACTTGAACATTAGATGGTTACTTTGTGAAACTTTCAAACTTAATGACAACTAGTTTGGTAGCctactcctttattgagtgtgtcttgctaatcgccaaagatttccccctgttgtctattccatttgcacaacaacatgtgaaattgattgtcaatcagtgttgcttcctaagtggacagtttgatttcacagaagtttgatttacttggagttatattgtgttgttgaagtgttccctttattttttgcgCAGTGTATAAATgataatgttttcacttttgttaggTTGGGATAAGAATCCTCACTGACGCATAGTACATTTTAGTACATTGGGTTTGAGAGTGAAACAGTGTGTAACTGGGTTCattagaatgctgcagcaacactTAGATTCGGGGTTGGAGACCTACTATTACTCTATCAGCTAGACACCAGaatgacacatagtctactgataaacactgagggagtgcacatTCCTTGCATGGGAGTACCAGACATAAAACCATATGTAACCTTCGTCACTTTGACCACCGAGCAGATCCAGGACGGGAGCCTCAGggctgatctctgtaaccatccctctgccttatttagaataaaagttttaaaagtggGGCGTGGCGCTGGTGCTATAGGGGGTTAAGTGCGCGACCCATGTACAGAGGCCTCAGTCCTCAACTGGTGTTGCTTCTGGGGGAGATCCGGAGGAGCTCCAAGGCATGTAACCGTTGTCAAGCTATAACTTTACAACTCGAAATTCCGACTTCAGGGTggctttttttgttatttttctgatcAGGAACTCGGAGAGTCCAACATCCACGTACAAAGAGAAGGCACACATTAGCTTGCTAGCTTGGCTGTTTCTTAAGTTGTAAAATCTTCAACTTTCAATGCAAACCTAACCATTGAGTTTAACGTTGTTATTGGTCTTTTTCCTTGAATAcagaaaaattgtattttatttttaagttgatATTATTTTACTTCTTTGAAATCTTCTGCTTTCTGCTTTCCTCTGCTTTCTATGATATACTAACTTGGTTTCCTTTGTGTATTTTGAAGCtttttaatatataaactaaaatATCACCTCAATGAAATAAGCTAATATTATGAAGAAAACTGATTATTCACACCCAATAGACAGTgattttgctgattatttctAGGTAATATTTGAACTGTAggaaccagtcagtcagtcattttctaccgcttattccatagtgggtcgcggggaagctggtgcctatctccagcagtctatgggcgagaggcagggtacaccctggacaggtcgccagtccatcgcaggcaATACCCtgtctctcgcccatagactgctggagataggcaccagctcccctgcgacccactatggaataagcggtagaaaatgactgactgactgactgtaggAACCAACTAACACCTAAATGACGAGCTTACAATTTAGCTTCTCTTTTGAGGCAGTAATCACACTTCACCATTTTCAGTTTCACAAGACAACCTTTTGTGGTGTTAAATCCCTCACCTATTCAAACATAATATTTCAGAACCAAGCAAAGACTTGATTAAAAACCCCTGCTGTACTCTCATCCTGATGGCTGTTATCCCTTGGGTTATGTCTAAAGTTGAGATGCAGAGTGGTGAGAACGTTTtcaaaaacagtcagtcagtcagtcatcctCTATACcccttcttccatagtgggtcaaaCACAAACTTGGTGAAATTTGTCCATTTAAAAGCTAAATGTTTCTCTTTTGTGTTAAAGTTAAATTATTATCTTCGCAATAACAGGTTTGGGGTGTTTTTCTCTGCAGGGTGAGGCAGAGTGAGGTAGGATGAAAATTAACACGTGATTTTGTGGTTAAAGGGAAACCATATAAGCAAGTGAAGATGAATAAGTTGACAGCTGTTCTACATTGACAAGAACGTACTTCTGTCTACTGGTTCCTCTTTCCTACATTTTTACAGATTAGGTAAATATTACATTGCAAATCTTTAAAATGAGGTTTTAAAATGTAGTTTCATAATGCgtaatttatttgtttgagtGTTGGTTAACTGAGtatgcttttctgtttttttagttAAAATGGAGGAAGAAACAACTACTTTTTTACCTCTAGACTTATCTGTTGTGTCAACCGTAAGTACcactttaagataaaaaaaaccttgattTTTTTAACTAGAAAACACTGACAGCTTTTCTCTTGTTGATATACTGTGTGTTTGAGTGGACTGAACAGCCTGTAGCACAACAATGGGAGTTTCGTTTTCGTATTTCATTTTATTGCTGTATAATAAATGACACTACCTCGATTTGTGTGGAAAATCCATGTTCCTTTTAAATAATTACATGTGTTTGACAGCAGACCTCTGCTTAAATGCCACAAGCATTGGCATCAAAATTTCCATTGTTTGTGAAAACCTgagcaccccccccccccccccccccccccatgttTTATCTCTGCCCTACATCTATACGTTGTGCTGCAAGAGTACTGAGTTCTGCAGCGGGCGCCCCTTTCTTAAGCCCCTCAGGATCATTCACCCCCTCAGGCTTGGATAGCAGCAGGAAACGGTGCAGTTGTGTGGTTTTTTCCTGCACAGACACAACACCTGCACCTGACAGCCAACTCTCGGTTAGCATGTACGTCACAGACAGCGTTTGATGTACCATCGCTATGTTCTCACCAGATGTAGGTTACATTGTGAAACCTTCTGCAGTTGATGGGATGGTTCACTTCAAGAGTGTAATAAAATATGCATCATGAGAGCTACAATAGTGGGAAATGTTTAGTGGTTGTTGTACTGAACATCTGTAATGTCTTATGTAAAATACTtgtttaaaacatataaaaaaatctgtttttccacAGTCTGCAGAAGATGATTATGACCTTGGGACGACTGACGACACAGGCATGTGTGAAAAAGACTGGGTCAGGGACTTTCGCGGTCAGTACGAGCCACCTCTCTTCTGGATCATCTTCATCCTCGGGTCTGTGGGTAACCTACTGGTGGTTTGGATTTACCTCAAGGTTCGCAACCGCCTCAAAACAATGACCGACGTATACCTGCTGAACCTCGCTGTGGCAGACCTCCTCTTTCTGTGCACACTGCCCTTCTGGGCGGTCGATGCCATCAAGGGCTGGGACTTCGGGAACAGTTTTTGCAAAATAGTGTCTGCTCTCTACAAGATCAACTTCTTCAGCAGCATGCTCCTCCTCACCTGCATTAGTGTGGACCGCTACATCGCCATTGTACAAGTAACCAAAGCTCAGAACTTTAAGAAGAAGAGACTGTTTTACAGCAAACTTGTTTGCCTCTGTGTCTGGTTTGTCTCCACTCTCCTGGCCCTGcctgagtttattttttctgaGGTGAAGAAGGACCCAGAGGAACAATCCTTTTGCACAATGGTCTACTGGAACAATGCATTCAACCGGACGAAGATCCTGGTGCTGTCCCTGCAGATTTGCATGGGCTTCTGCCTTCCGCTGCTTGTCATGTTCCTCTGCTATTCAGTCATAATCCGTACACTCCTGCAGGCAAAAAGCTTCGAAAAGCACAAGGCCCTACGTGTCATCTTCGCTGTTGTGTTCGTGTTTGTACTTTCCCAGCTTCCTCACAACACTCTGCTGATTGTGGAAGCCACGCAGGCAGCCAATACCACGATTACAAAGTGCACCACTGTGATTAATTTCGATGTAGCCGGACAAGTTGCCAAGAGTCTCGCCTTTACTCACGCCTGCCTCAACCCCTTCCTGTACGTCTTCATTGGAGTTCGGTTCAGGGAAGACCTCGCAAGGATAGTTAAGACTTGCTTTGGGGGTATGGGCAATGGAGGCCTCATTAAAGTCCAGGCAGTTTCCAAACGCCCCTCCGTCATGTCCGATACTGAAACTACCCCTGCCCTTTCAATATAGATGCCCATCTTCCAAAATACTACACCTGAGACCTGAGCCTAGTAACCATATTCTAAACTGTATTCCTGATGCATTAATTACCACAAGCAGATGTACAATAACATTTACAACTCTGGAAAACCACCAGTCTTTATTCATATTCTGACAGTTACAGACATATTTGTTCCCTGGAATACCTGTATAAACTGtattgaaatgtaaatattgtgtttttttatttttccaccatGTATTTGTGTGCATCTATGTTGTGATTGATACTGTATTTTTTACCCATAGATGTCAAAACAACCATT encodes the following:
- the ccr9b gene encoding C-C chemokine receptor type 9, giving the protein MEEETTTFLPLDLSVVSTSAEDDYDLGTTDDTGMCEKDWVRDFRGQYEPPLFWIIFILGSVGNLLVVWIYLKVRNRLKTMTDVYLLNLAVADLLFLCTLPFWAVDAIKGWDFGNSFCKIVSALYKINFFSSMLLLTCISVDRYIAIVQVTKAQNFKKKRLFYSKLVCLCVWFVSTLLALPEFIFSEVKKDPEEQSFCTMVYWNNAFNRTKILVLSLQICMGFCLPLLVMFLCYSVIIRTLLQAKSFEKHKALRVIFAVVFVFVLSQLPHNTLLIVEATQAANTTITKCTTVINFDVAGQVAKSLAFTHACLNPFLYVFIGVRFREDLARIVKTCFGGMGNGGLIKVQAVSKRPSVMSDTETTPALSI